In Runella sp. SP2, the genomic window CCGACACGCGAATCGTTGGTTGGTGGTTTCGTTGGCATTTATGGCTATTGTGGTGGCTATCAAAGTCGTGAGCGCGTATCGTGAAGTAGCGCAGGAATACACGAAGATGCTACTTATCCCCGATTTTGTACTCTTTTTGTATGCCCCTCTTTTCTATTTCTATATCCAAAAACTGCTTTTCAAAATCCCCAAATTCCCGCGCCATTGGTGGGGGCACTTTTTATTGCCTGCTGTTCAATTGTTGGTGTATTTGCCTTTCTTTTTTATGGAAGATAAAAGGCTTCAAATCAAGATTGTCAATCGTGAAATCGACATTGTTGGGCTATTTTGGGGAACAGGAACTTTGGCCTTGCTAACTAATTGGTACTATTGGTTGGTATGTTATAAAGCGATTCGTTCGTATCGGGCGTTGGCTGTCAACCAGTCATCATCCGAATACAATCTTCAATACCTTTCGACGGTTTTGGGATTACAATTGGTATGTTTGGTACTTTGGCTTTTTTCGGGTATGCTGTTCGGAATCGGGTATTTTTTCAAAATTGAAACGGTTACAATTGTCCAAAAAAGCATTGACACCATTTGGTTGGCTTTTTCGACGATTCCCTATTTCCTGGGTTATTTTGCCATTCACCAACCCGAAATTTTTAAAATTCAGGCCAAACCTCAGCCTTTCCTGAAACCTACCGAAGAGCCAACGGTCACCATTGCATTGCACGATACATTGGCTCCCGTGCTAGAAAAAGAGGTGGACACGCTCGAAAATTTAGGTGGCTACAAAAGCAAATTGGAAACCTACATGCAGCAACATAAGCCTTATACCAACCCTGGATTGACGCTCAATGAATTGGCTCAGAAATTAAAACTTGCGCCTCATTTATTGTCAAAAATTATCAATGAAGGCTACAACAAAAATTTCTTTGACTTTATAAACGAATACCGAATCGAAGAATTTAAACAGCGTTTTGAAGACCCGCGCAACAAGCATTTTACCCTTTTGGCCATTGCCTTTGAAGTAGGGTTTAATTCAAAAACAGCTTTCAACCGCGCTTTCAAAAAAATGACGCAACAAACTCCGCGAGAATATTTTTTCGAGGCGAGGATTGAGGATTAATAAGAAGATTTAGCTTCAAAAATGTGTGCCATTTTATTGGTTAGGACGTGCCACCTTCTAAAAGTGGTACGTCCTTTTTTTTGTAATATTCTGATAAATAGTTGTTTATAAAAAATAGTGACTCTTTTTGTCATTATTGCAAAGTGGGACGACAAGCGGGGTTAAGTATGGTACTTTTGCAAGAAGAAATTGATGAAACGCCGTGTTTACTCCATTTCAATCTTTCCAATTATCCAATTTTAACTTACATCAAACCCCTATGATGATTTCGATGTACCAAGTTTTTAGCCGAACAAACATTCGTCTAAATCTGATGATGTTGCTGTGGGCCTTCGTGTCCATAACAACCATGGCGCAGGACATTACTGTGTCAGGAAAAGTTCAAGAATCCAACGGCTCGGTGCTTCCAGGCGTGAGCGTGTTGGTGAAAGGAACCACGCGTGGTACTCAAACCGACGCGGATGGTAACTTCAAAATTGCGGCGCCAAGCAGCGCAACGTTGGTGTTTAGTTTTGTTGGCATGACTTCGCAGGAGGTGGCCATCAACAACCGCACGCAGCTTTCGGTGACGTTGCAAAATGACAACAAACAACTGGCGGAAGTGGTCGTAATTGGGTACGGTACGCAACGTAAAAAAGACCTGACGGGCTCTATCGCTTCTATTACTACCGCCGACTTTAACAAAGGTAACATTGCCACGCCCGACCAACTCGTAGCGGGTAAAGTAGCGGGGGTGCAGATTACGCCCAACGGCGGAGCGCCAGGCGCAGGAAGCACGATTCGAATTCGCGGGGGGGCTTCGTTGAATGCCAGCAATGACCCACTCATCGTCATCGACGGTGTGCCTTTGGACAATACCACCATCAATGGCGCAGCAAACCCTTTGAGCTTGATTAACCCCAACGATATAGAGTCATTTAATATCCTTAAAGATGCTTCTGCAACCGCTATCTATGGTTCACGAGCCTCTAACGGGGTCATTATGATTACGACCAAAAAAGGGAAAAAAGGCGATGTGATGCGCGTAAACTTGAGCACGCAAGCGTCTGTTGGTCTTAAAACTGGTTTGGTTGACGTTCTGTCGGGGGATGATTTCCGTGCTTTGGTCAATCAATACGGTACAGCAACGCAAAAATCGTTGTTAGGTACGGCAAATACCAATTGGCAAAATGAAATTTATCGTGCAGCGGTAAGTACGGATAATAACCTGAGTATCACAGGTGCGCTCAAAAATACGCCTTACCGTGTATCGGTAGGTTATACCAATCAAAACGGTATTTTGAAAACCTCTAACATGGTCCGCACCTCTGCCTCGGTGGGATTGACGCCAATGTTGTTGGATAATCACCTCAAAATTGACATCAATGTCAAAGCTGCTTCGATTAAAAATAAGTTTGCCAACCAAGGTGCTATCGGGGCAGCGGCCTCATTTGATCCAACTCAACCTGTGTATTCGGGGACGGAAGCGTACGGCGGCTATTATGAGTGGGTTAATGCCGATGGCAAACCTAACACCATCGCAACGCGCAACCCACTTGGCTTGTTGAACTTGACCGATGACCGTGCAACAGTAAACCGCAGCATCGGGAATGCACAGTTTGATTATAAATTTCACTTCCTGCCTGAACTACACGCTAACCTGAACGTAGGTTATGACGTATCAAGAAGCGATGGTAAAAAGGTTATTCCTGCCTTGGCAGCGTCTAATTTTAGTAATGGAGGCGAAAAAACAGTTTATACCCAAGACCGTACTAACAAATTATTGGATTTTTACCTCAACTACGTCAAGGATTTGACAAAAGATACGCGTCTTGACTTGATGGCGGGGTATTCTTACCAAGACTTTATGAATTCGACCACGACCATCACCAAGGACGAAGCCGAAACCAAAACCCTCAACGACAGTCCCTACAAGACTCAAAATACCTTGGTGTCGTTTTTTGGTCGGGCCAATTTGAACGTGCAAGACCGTTATTTATTGACATTTACGCTTCGTCGTGATGGTTCATCTCGCTTTGCCAAAGAAAACCGTTGGGGAACGTTTCCGTCGGCGGCTTTTGCTTGGAAAATCAGCGAAATGGATTTCTTGAAAAGCTCTAGTGTGATTTCAGACTTGAAATTGCGCGTCGGATATGGGGTAACAGGTCAGCAAGATGTGGGACAAAACTTCGCTTATTTGGCACGTTATACGCCAAGTACGGCTACTGCCCAGCAGCTTTTGGGAACAACCTACTACAACACTCTCCGCGCCGAAGGCTACAATGCGAACATCAAATGGGAGCAAACGATTACGCAAAACGTTGGGTTGGACTTTGCGTTCAAAAAAGCACGTTTGTCGGGTAGCATCGACTACTACATGAAAAATACGTCGGACTTGTTGAACGTCGTTCCAGTGGCAGCAGGAACCAACCTTACCAATGAAATTCTGTCAAACGTTGGTTCTATCGAAAACAAAGGTTTGGAGTTGTTGTTGAACCACAACACCATCAGTCGCGAAGATTTTACGCTTGATTTAGGTTTCAATGCGACTTACAATGAAAATAAAATCACCAAGTTGACATCAGCTAACGATCCCAATTATAAAGGGGTATTGGTGGGTGGAATATCAGGCGGGGTAGGAAACACCATTCAAATCCATTCGGTTGGCTATCCTGCTTCTTCGTTTTTCGTAGCTCAGCAAGTGTATGACGCTTCGGGCAAACCCGTAGAAGGCGTATATGTGGACAAAAATGGCGATGGTAAAATCACCGTGGATGACTACAACCACTACAAATCGCCCGCTCCACGCGTATTTATTGGTTTCAATGCCCAAGCGACGTACAAAAAATTGAGTGCAGGCTTTGTCTTACGTGGCAACTTTGGCAACTACGTTTATAACAACATTCTTTCAACCAATGGCGTATTGCAAGCCTTCCAAGGTGCTAATAACTCATTGGGTAACGTTGTGCCAAACGTCCTTACTACCTTGTTTGCGACGCCTCAGTATTTCTCCGATTACTACATGCAAAATGGTTCATTTTTACGAATGGACAACGCATTTGCAGGCTATGATTTAGGAAAAATATTTGGCGGAAAATCAACCGCACGCCTTTCAGCAACGGTTCAGAATGTATTTGTAATTACAAAATACACAGGCCTCAACCCTGAAGTGAGCGGAGGAATCGATAATAACATTTATCCCATTCCACGTACGTTTACCCTTGGCTTAAACATCGGATTCTAATCGAAACTTGAAAAAAAATGAAACATTTCATTTCTAAAAATACAATCATTGGAGGAATTGCACTCGCGTTGACAATGTCCTCTTGTATCAAAGACCTAGATCGTAAGCCGTTCAATGAAGTTACTTCAGCAACGGTCTATAACGACCCTGCGGCCTACAAACAAGTAGCCGCCAAACTGTACGCTGGTATGATGCTGACGGGGCAGCAAGGCCCTGCGGGCGACGACCGTACGAAGGACATCAAAGGAATGGACGAAGGGTTTTCGAGCTATTTGCGTAATTATTGGTATTTGCAAGTACTCCCAACCGATGAGGCCGTGATTGCGTGGAGTGACGCAGGTTTGCCCGAAATCAACTACATGAAGTGGTCGTCGAATAACGCATTCATTCGTGGTTTTTACAACCGTGTATTTTATCAAATTGCTTCTTGCAATGAATTTATTCGCGAAACCAGCGATGCTAAACTTACCGAAAGAGGTGTTTCGGGTACTATTTTGACTGAAACAAAAGCCCTTCGTGCGGAAGCGCGTTTCTTGCGGGCTTTGAGCTACTGGCACGCGTTGGATTTGTTCGGAGGAAATGTCCCTTTTGTAACAGAAAATGACGCTGTAGGCTCTGCTCCGCCAAAACAAACGAATGCCAAAAGCTTGTTTGAATACATTGAATCGGAGTTGAAAGCAATTGATGGCGAGCTAGTTGACGCTCGTAAAAACGAATACGCCCGCGCCGACAAAGCAGCAGCGTGGATGTTGTTGGCAAAATTGTACCTCAACGCCGAAGCCCAAGGCCAAGGAAACCGCTACGCAGACGCGGCTACCTACGCTAAAAAAGTGATTGACGCGGGGTATTCTTTGCAAACCAAATACGAAGATTTGTTTAAAGCCGACAATAACACCTCAACGGAGGTGATTTGGGCACTCGCCGCCGACGGAACACGTAGCCAAACTTGGGGTGGAATGACGTTCCTATGCCATGCGCCCGTGGGTGGTTCGATGCCAGCTTCTGCCTATGGTATCGACGGCGGTTGGGGTGGTGTTCGTGTGACGCCATCGTTTGTGAGGCT contains:
- a CDS encoding RagB/SusD family nutrient uptake outer membrane protein, with translation MKHFISKNTIIGGIALALTMSSCIKDLDRKPFNEVTSATVYNDPAAYKQVAAKLYAGMMLTGQQGPAGDDRTKDIKGMDEGFSSYLRNYWYLQVLPTDEAVIAWSDAGLPEINYMKWSSNNAFIRGFYNRVFYQIASCNEFIRETSDAKLTERGVSGTILTETKALRAEARFLRALSYWHALDLFGGNVPFVTENDAVGSAPPKQTNAKSLFEYIESELKAIDGELVDARKNEYARADKAAAWMLLAKLYLNAEAQGQGNRYADAATYAKKVIDAGYSLQTKYEDLFKADNNTSTEVIWALAADGTRSQTWGGMTFLCHAPVGGSMPASAYGIDGGWGGVRVTPSFVRLFADPTGKTDKRAMFYTDGQKLEINELSTFTDGYAMPKFKNVTSSGKVGSNLTHPDTDFPMFRLADAYLIYAEAAARGAGDKALALDYVNKIRARAYGSAAGNITSSELTPDFVLAERARELSWEGSRRTDLIRYGKFTGASYLWAWKGGVKDGAGVQDYLKIFPIPSTDLTANPNLVQNTGY
- a CDS encoding TonB-dependent receptor; this encodes MMISMYQVFSRTNIRLNLMMLLWAFVSITTMAQDITVSGKVQESNGSVLPGVSVLVKGTTRGTQTDADGNFKIAAPSSATLVFSFVGMTSQEVAINNRTQLSVTLQNDNKQLAEVVVIGYGTQRKKDLTGSIASITTADFNKGNIATPDQLVAGKVAGVQITPNGGAPGAGSTIRIRGGASLNASNDPLIVIDGVPLDNTTINGAANPLSLINPNDIESFNILKDASATAIYGSRASNGVIMITTKKGKKGDVMRVNLSTQASVGLKTGLVDVLSGDDFRALVNQYGTATQKSLLGTANTNWQNEIYRAAVSTDNNLSITGALKNTPYRVSVGYTNQNGILKTSNMVRTSASVGLTPMLLDNHLKIDINVKAASIKNKFANQGAIGAAASFDPTQPVYSGTEAYGGYYEWVNADGKPNTIATRNPLGLLNLTDDRATVNRSIGNAQFDYKFHFLPELHANLNVGYDVSRSDGKKVIPALAASNFSNGGEKTVYTQDRTNKLLDFYLNYVKDLTKDTRLDLMAGYSYQDFMNSTTTITKDEAETKTLNDSPYKTQNTLVSFFGRANLNVQDRYLLTFTLRRDGSSRFAKENRWGTFPSAAFAWKISEMDFLKSSSVISDLKLRVGYGVTGQQDVGQNFAYLARYTPSTATAQQLLGTTYYNTLRAEGYNANIKWEQTITQNVGLDFAFKKARLSGSIDYYMKNTSDLLNVVPVAAGTNLTNEILSNVGSIENKGLELLLNHNTISREDFTLDLGFNATYNENKITKLTSANDPNYKGVLVGGISGGVGNTIQIHSVGYPASSFFVAQQVYDASGKPVEGVYVDKNGDGKITVDDYNHYKSPAPRVFIGFNAQATYKKLSAGFVLRGNFGNYVYNNILSTNGVLQAFQGANNSLGNVVPNVLTTLFATPQYFSDYYMQNGSFLRMDNAFAGYDLGKIFGGKSTARLSATVQNVFVITKYTGLNPEVSGGIDNNIYPIPRTFTLGLNIGF
- a CDS encoding helix-turn-helix domain-containing protein, coding for MKNWWCCLMGVLFPLFAIAQIRVEIVRHAPFKTANQRLFLASDFNNWQPGDAAFEFKRDKTGKFSLDLPDTLTNFKFKVTQGSWGLVEGDSTGKSRPDRVYYRFDEKNPKFLQISIDGWEARAMYRFVINEIPENTPKDATIYITGNFNNWHAGDEDFRLRKQVDGTYRVTVASDLPRLEYKFTRGDWNSVEGQENGKTRINRILYRGQIVNNENIEVKIESWEDLSGTFRSISIYDLLLLFSAFQSILLIIAITSMQDYNRHANRWLVVSLAFMAIVVAIKVVSAYREVAQEYTKMLLIPDFVLFLYAPLFYFYIQKLLFKIPKFPRHWWGHFLLPAVQLLVYLPFFFMEDKRLQIKIVNREIDIVGLFWGTGTLALLTNWYYWLVCYKAIRSYRALAVNQSSSEYNLQYLSTVLGLQLVCLVLWLFSGMLFGIGYFFKIETVTIVQKSIDTIWLAFSTIPYFLGYFAIHQPEIFKIQAKPQPFLKPTEEPTVTIALHDTLAPVLEKEVDTLENLGGYKSKLETYMQQHKPYTNPGLTLNELAQKLKLAPHLLSKIINEGYNKNFFDFINEYRIEEFKQRFEDPRNKHFTLLAIAFEVGFNSKTAFNRAFKKMTQQTPREYFFEARIED